In the Qipengyuania gelatinilytica genome, CCGCGACAACGACGGCATGCCCGATGCGTGGGAAGAGCAGTTCACTAGCACCGATCCCGACAAGTGGGATGCGAACGACGATGCTGACGGTGACGGCTATCCCAACATCGAGGAATACCTCAATTTCGTGGCCCAGGATCACAATCGCTATCGCGGTATCTACGATGCCGGAACCGGTGCGCTTCCTGCCTATAATTGCGGTCGTCCGATGGTTTAATAGCCCTATGGTCTAAGTGGTCTGGCTAATCTCAATAGCCATCATTTTATCCTATGGGTGATATGGTGAGCGTCTCGGAACGTTCATACTGCGGGTGGAAACGCCCGGGCTATGCTGCCTTGGCGGAAGCCTTTTTAGCAGCCGAGACGCCACCATGTCCCAATACCTTGCTCCACAAACCGCTTCCGGAAATACGGCAGTCGATCACCGCTATGCGAGTGCCATAAGCCACGAAGGCTCGCATGCCCCGCAGGTCATGTCCTTGCGCGACATGCTGCGCCTGCTGGAGCGTCACAAGCTGCTGATTATCGCGATCGTCGGGCTGACCACACTTGCCGTGGCCGCCCAGCAGCTGCTGGCGCCAAGCCAGTACCGCTCGGTGGCACAGGTACAGGTCGAACTGGTTGACGAGGTGGGGACCAACCAGGCCGATGTGAATTCGCGTAACGAGCAGCGCGTGGCCAATGCGGTGCGCCTTTATCGGTCGCGTGCTTCAGCCGAGCGGGTGATCGACGATCTGTCGCTCCTCGAAGACGAGGCATTCCTGAACGAACTCGGCAGCCTGCCCGAGGGCCGCACTGCCCAGATGCAGGCTGCGACGAACCTGCTGCTGTCGATGATGTCGGTTGCGAGCGAGCCGGGGTCCGACCTGATACAGGTCGCTGTAACGACCCGCTATCCTGCGCTCTCGGCCCGTATCGCCAACCAGTTTCCGGAATCGGTCCGTGACGTGCGCAATTCGCACAGCAACCAGCGCCGGGAGGAATTGCTCGCATCGCTGAAGTCGGAACAGGCCAGCCGCGCGGCAGACGCAGAAAACGCGGCGCGTGAGCTATCCGATTTCCGCGCGCGCACGGGCATGCTTGTCGGAGCCGGTAGCCAGGAAGACCTCCAACAGATCAACCGCATCGCTGTCGAAGCAGCATCGGCGAGCGCCTCCAGCAGCGGTTCTGCCTCGCGCAGTGCCGGTATCTCGAATGCCGCACGCCTTCGCAGCACTGCACAGGCGACCTCGGCAGCGGTCCAGCAGCTCGAACGCCAGCAATCCGAGCTGATTGCCGAACAGGCTCGCCTCGGTGCGACTTATGGTCCCAATCACCCCGACGTACAGCGCGTCAATTCGCAGCTTTCATCGGTCAATAGCGCCCTGACAGGCGAGCAGGCCCGTGCCCGCGCGGCTGCAAACGAGGTTGCATCTGCCGATGCCGCCCGCATGACCGCCCTGGCCCGGAGCGATGCCGCGATGGACGCTGCTCGCGCCTCGCGTCTCCAGGGTACGCTCGCCTCGATGACGGCGAAGGCCTACCAGAACAATGCGAACATGGCCGAGCTTTCGCAATTGGAGCGTGCCAGCGTGCTGGCCGATACCGCCTATGCCAAGATCGCGGATCGCATCGAGCAGATCGAAGCACAGATGCAGCTCCAGGGGGTCAATACCCTCGTCGTGTCGCCGGCCGTCCCCGATTTCGATCGCATTTCGCCCGAACCGCTAAAGATGATCCTGCTTGCCATTTTGGGATCGGGTGTGATCGCCATGCTGATCGCCTTCGCGCGCGACCTTATCGACGACCGGCTGCGCACCGCCGCGCAAATCCGCAGGTTCGTGAACGTGCCGACCCTCGGCATGCTGCCGACGATCCAGAGCGGCGTATCCGACAAGATCGACGAGAACCTGGTATTGCGAAACCCGCAGTCGCTTTATGGCGAAGCGGCAAGGTCGGCCTATGCCGAATTGAAGGCGCTCTCGCCGAATTCCGATTCCCAGTCTGTCCTCATCACATCGCCCCTGCCCGGCGATGGCAAATCCACCGTGTCGCTCACCATGGCGGCAGCGGCGGTCAGCATGGGGCAGACGGCAGTCGTGGTCGACCTCGACCTTCGCCGCCACGGCCTGTTGCAGACGCTGCAGAACGAGCTCGACACGCCGGACATCGTCGATGTGATCACCGGCCGCGCCGACCTCGATGCGCTGCTGTCCAATCCCGCGCCCGACATGATCGAATGGCATCGCAAGGGCGACGAGAGCGAGGAAGAGAAACCCCGGATCGTCCTGCTCAGCGCAAACCGTCCCGTGAGCGATCCTGCTTCGATCCTGACCAGCTATCGCCTGACCATGCTGATCGAGAAGCTCAGCCAGATGTTCGACAAGGTCATCATCAATGCGCCCGCAGCGCTCGCCGTCCGCGATGCGCGCGCGATGTGCGATTACACGGACAACACGGTGGTCGTCGCCCACTGGGGCCAGACAACGGTCGACCAGATGAAGGCGACGCTCGAGCTCTTGGGGGATCAGGTCAACGGCGTGGTCTACAACCATGTCGACTATGCCGAACACGCCCGCCGCAAGTACGGGGACTCGGTCCAGTTCTACATGGAGGCATCGGAGTATTACGTCGACGACGTGCCCGAAAAGATCAGCTTCCTCGACCAGGTGCGCAGGGTCTTCAGGCGCACCCCGCGCGCAGCCTGACCTGCCGGCCGGATGCAGCGCCTACTGGCCATAATCCTGCTGGTGGGACTGTCCCCGCTGCTGGGGATTCTGGGTCTTATCACCCGCATGAGCCAAGGCTCGCCCGTCCTTTTCAGGCAACTGCGTTCGGGACGCGGCGGGAAGCCTTTCCGCATCGCGAAATTCCGTTCGATGACCGACAGGCGCGATGCAAACGGCGAATTGCTGCCTGACGACGAGCGGGTCACCGCATGGGGCAGGTTCCTGCGCCGCTCGCGGCTGGATGAACTGCCCGGCCTCTGGTCGATCGCACGGGGCGACATGGCATTCGTCGGCCCCAGACCGCTTCTTCCCGAGACGATCGCTTCACTGGGAGAACGGGGGAAGCAACGGGGCAAGGTCCGGCCCGGCCTGACAGGCTGGGCGCAGGTGAACGGCAACACCTTGCTCAGCCTCGACGAAAAAATCGCTCTCGACCTGGACTACGTCAGCAACCCGAGCCTCGGTCGGGATCTGGTCATCATAACGCGGACGTTCTGGGTGATGATCGGGGGCGAGCGCCGTACTTCGGCGGCAGGCAGGGCCAAGCCCGACCTTTCGCAGCATCGCTGAAACCTCAGGCGGGCTTCAGTCCCTTCAAATCCGTCAGCGAAAGCCGCGGCGCGTGATCGTCGCTCGGCGGGGGCTTGTTGTGTATGCGACCGGGTCGGAATAACTGGATCGTCAGCCACCCCATCTGGTTGGGCGCAAGGAAGTCCTTGGTCGCATTGTCGGCAATGTAGACGTGCTCTTCGGGAGAGTGGCCGCTGCGTTCCTGTATCTCGGCGAACGCGCGTGGATGCGGCTTGCCGAAATCCCCTTCCCACTGGCCCGTCAGGATGCAGTGATCGAACCTATCCTTCAGTCCGAGAACCTCAAGCTTCCTCGCCTGCATGTCAGCCGGCCCATCGCTGATCAGGCCGATCCGCCGCTCTGAAAACCTCTCGAGGAAACCGGCCACGTCGTCGCATAGCGCGATGTCGGGGTCATGCGTGCGATAGATGCGCACGAGCTCGGGCATATCGCGATCTTCCGGCGCAACGCCGCAATAATCGAGCGCCCTGTCGAAGATGTCGCCGCGATGGCCGATGGCGAGCAGTTCATAGCAGACAGTCGCAAAGCGCTCGCTATTCAGGAGGTGCGATAGCGAGCGCCCGACCGCAGCGTAACCGCTGCGAGCAAAATCGCGCTCAAGATAGAGCGTGTCGTCGAGATCGAGCACAACCGTCCGCGCAGTCAGCTCGATCAAACGAATACCGCCCCGTCATAGCGCAGCATTGTGGCGCCATCTTGCCAGACATTGCTGGCGCATTCCGAACGGCCATTTGCAAGCGCCAGGACGCTTTCGGCGAAACGTCCGCCCGCATGGTCCGCCAGGGGATACCCCCCACCGAAGCGGGCGTTGATTTCGAACACGCGCATGCCGAAACGCGCATCGTCGATCAGCTGGAAGCAGGAGACTCCCCTGAGCCCCGGCAGCGCCTCTACGATACTTTCGGCGATCTTCCCGATATCGGGGCATCTGGTGGTGCGCCCCTTTTCGACCTCGCCAGCCCGGACCGACAGGCGGACATGCGGGATGACGGAGGCAAGCCGTCCGTGGGCATCGATGTAGATATTGACCGTATATTCCTCGCCATCGAGCAGGTCCTGCAGGATCATCGGCTCGTCATAATGCGGCAGCAGTTCTTCGGGCGAAGCGATCTCTCCGATCCCCCTGCTCGCGCTACCACCCGATGGCTTGATGAAGGACGGCCAGCGCCAGGATGCCGGATCGGCGCGCACTTCGTCTGCCGTGGCGGTCTTCGGGACAGGCACGCCGGCTTGCGCCAGCCTCGCGGCCGTCAGTGCCTTATCGCGCACGATCTCGATCGTCTCGGGCGAACTGACATGGACCATGGTTCCGATCGCAGCGAAACGGTCCTTTGCCAACGCCAGCGGGTGCAGTTCCGGATCGATTGTCGGGACGAGGAGCCTGATCCCCTTCGCCTCGCAATATTCGATAAGGCGTTCGACATATCCATCGTCGGTGCAGCGCGGTACGGCGAAACGCGCATCGGCATCGCGGCAGGCTGCGCTCAGGTCCGGTTGCAAGTCGCAGGCATGCACTTCCAGCTCAAGACCGAGCTTTCCTGCCGCCGCGCGAAAGCAGCGGATGAGTTCGACCCTTCGCCCGGCCGAGGTGAAGAGAATGGGAAAGCCTTCAGCGCTCATCCTTCCGCCATCGCCTCCCGCCGCCGGGTCCCGGCCGGTGCGCCAACACCTTTGCGGCGGGCAAAATGGTCGAGCAACTCGTCCCATTGCGGAAAGATCTTCTCGGGCGCGAAGGCCCGGGCAGCTTCCTGAGCGGCTTCACCCAGCTGGCGACGTTGTTCGGGATCCTTGACCAGCCGCTCCATCGCGGCGGCCAGTTGCCCGACCTGCTCGGCCGGCACCAGCAAGCCGCTCGCCTGGTTGTGAAGCATCTCTTCCGGCCCAAAATCGCATTGCGTGGCGATCACCGGCAGGCCTGCCGCCATGGCCTCACCAAGGACGTTGGGAAAACCTTCGTAGCGGGAGGACAGGACGAAAAGCTCGGTTTCCGAGAGCCATGCACCGGGAACCTCGCTCGTCCCGCGCAAGGTTACGCTGGCTTGCAAACCACGCTCGACGATCAGGGCCTGGAGGTTCCCCTGTTCATCTCCGCTACCCCAGATATCGAGATGCCATTCCGGGTGGCGCGGTGCGATCCGGGCAAAGGCCTTTACGAGTAGGTCGAAGCCTTTCTGCCGATCGAGCCTGCCGACGCCGGCAATCCTTCGTGTTTCGCGCCCCGCCTCAAATACCGGGGGCGAAACGGGATTGTTGATCACCACCAGTCGATCCCTCAGGCCGACCGGGAAGCACCGCTTCACACCCCTGGTCTGGCACACGATCGCATCGGCACGACGGTAGGCGCGGCGAAGCAACCGGTTCCACAGGGGATGTGCGCCCTGTACCTCGGGATTGTTACGCTCGCAGGCGACCCAGCCGTGATCCAACCCTGCACCGGCAAGTCCGGCAATCAAATTGTTCTTCGTGAGGAATGACAGCAATACGTCGGGCCGTAGCTGCACGAGGGCCTTCCTGAGACGCCAGATCTTGCGCAGGACGGAGGTTACGCCGCCGCCATTGCAGTTCAGCCGAACAAGCTCCACGCCAGCGGGTATCGAGTGATAGATGGGGTCATCCGGCGCATCGAAACTGATGACGGTCACCCGGCGTCCGGCGCCATGCCAATGGTCGCACAGCTGGCCGATAACACGCTCGGCACCCCCTGCGCCAAGAGCAGTGATCAAGATTGCAATATGCTGCGCCACGCCTGAAGTCTTCGCTCTCCGCCGCTCGGGAACCCCTGAACTAGCACACATGATCGGGCGGTTGAGGTGGGCAAACGGTCTAACCCCTTATGCCCTGCCCCTCTTCGCCAACCTCCGGCAGACAGGCACTTTGCCGTCCTAAAGGGGTAGCCCGTCTTTGCGCTCGTCATGGCGGGCGCTTGGGACCATCCTGACAGGAGATGCATAGACCGGTCGAAACAGGGACGATGGCGATCCAGGAGCCAATCGAAGGTACAAGCAGCAG is a window encoding:
- a CDS encoding GumC family protein, encoding MSQYLAPQTASGNTAVDHRYASAISHEGSHAPQVMSLRDMLRLLERHKLLIIAIVGLTTLAVAAQQLLAPSQYRSVAQVQVELVDEVGTNQADVNSRNEQRVANAVRLYRSRASAERVIDDLSLLEDEAFLNELGSLPEGRTAQMQAATNLLLSMMSVASEPGSDLIQVAVTTRYPALSARIANQFPESVRDVRNSHSNQRREELLASLKSEQASRAADAENAARELSDFRARTGMLVGAGSQEDLQQINRIAVEAASASASSSGSASRSAGISNAARLRSTAQATSAAVQQLERQQSELIAEQARLGATYGPNHPDVQRVNSQLSSVNSALTGEQARARAAANEVASADAARMTALARSDAAMDAARASRLQGTLASMTAKAYQNNANMAELSQLERASVLADTAYAKIADRIEQIEAQMQLQGVNTLVVSPAVPDFDRISPEPLKMILLAILGSGVIAMLIAFARDLIDDRLRTAAQIRRFVNVPTLGMLPTIQSGVSDKIDENLVLRNPQSLYGEAARSAYAELKALSPNSDSQSVLITSPLPGDGKSTVSLTMAAAAVSMGQTAVVVDLDLRRHGLLQTLQNELDTPDIVDVITGRADLDALLSNPAPDMIEWHRKGDESEEEKPRIVLLSANRPVSDPASILTSYRLTMLIEKLSQMFDKVIINAPAALAVRDARAMCDYTDNTVVVAHWGQTTVDQMKATLELLGDQVNGVVYNHVDYAEHARRKYGDSVQFYMEASEYYVDDVPEKISFLDQVRRVFRRTPRAA
- a CDS encoding sugar transferase; translated protein: MQRLLAIILLVGLSPLLGILGLITRMSQGSPVLFRQLRSGRGGKPFRIAKFRSMTDRRDANGELLPDDERVTAWGRFLRRSRLDELPGLWSIARGDMAFVGPRPLLPETIASLGERGKQRGKVRPGLTGWAQVNGNTLLSLDEKIALDLDYVSNPSLGRDLVIITRTFWVMIGGERRTSAAGRAKPDLSQHR
- a CDS encoding HAD family hydrolase, which produces MIELTARTVVLDLDDTLYLERDFARSGYAAVGRSLSHLLNSERFATVCYELLAIGHRGDIFDRALDYCGVAPEDRDMPELVRIYRTHDPDIALCDDVAGFLERFSERRIGLISDGPADMQARKLEVLGLKDRFDHCILTGQWEGDFGKPHPRAFAEIQERSGHSPEEHVYIADNATKDFLAPNQMGWLTIQLFRPGRIHNKPPPSDDHAPRLSLTDLKGLKPA
- a CDS encoding ATP-grasp domain-containing protein → MSAEGFPILFTSAGRRVELIRCFRAAAGKLGLELEVHACDLQPDLSAACRDADARFAVPRCTDDGYVERLIEYCEAKGIRLLVPTIDPELHPLALAKDRFAAIGTMVHVSSPETIEIVRDKALTAARLAQAGVPVPKTATADEVRADPASWRWPSFIKPSGGSASRGIGEIASPEELLPHYDEPMILQDLLDGEEYTVNIYIDAHGRLASVIPHVRLSVRAGEVEKGRTTRCPDIGKIAESIVEALPGLRGVSCFQLIDDARFGMRVFEINARFGGGYPLADHAGGRFAESVLALANGRSECASNVWQDGATMLRYDGAVFV
- a CDS encoding glycosyltransferase family 4 protein — translated: MITALGAGGAERVIGQLCDHWHGAGRRVTVISFDAPDDPIYHSIPAGVELVRLNCNGGGVTSVLRKIWRLRKALVQLRPDVLLSFLTKNNLIAGLAGAGLDHGWVACERNNPEVQGAHPLWNRLLRRAYRRADAIVCQTRGVKRCFPVGLRDRLVVINNPVSPPVFEAGRETRRIAGVGRLDRQKGFDLLVKAFARIAPRHPEWHLDIWGSGDEQGNLQALIVERGLQASVTLRGTSEVPGAWLSETELFVLSSRYEGFPNVLGEAMAAGLPVIATQCDFGPEEMLHNQASGLLVPAEQVGQLAAAMERLVKDPEQRRQLGEAAQEAARAFAPEKIFPQWDELLDHFARRKGVGAPAGTRRREAMAEG